Proteins from a genomic interval of Callospermophilus lateralis isolate mCalLat2 chromosome 1, mCalLat2.hap1, whole genome shotgun sequence:
- the LOC143398718 gene encoding LOW QUALITY PROTEIN: transmembrane protein 132B (The sequence of the model RefSeq protein was modified relative to this genomic sequence to represent the inferred CDS: inserted 3 bases in 2 codons; substituted 3 bases at 3 genomic stop codons): MKSKVDTIVNFTHQVEVTVWAPXLPLQIEISDTELSQIKGWRILVASNRRPTRESEDKEKGQGCSLXDQHALVRVLTPFVTESSDLGQLTYMLGPDWQFDITDLVTEFMKVEEPRVTXLQDGRTLVGRELGITTVQVLSPLSDSILAEKTVIVMDDRVTIVELGVQLVAGLSLSLQPHRVDRRVIVSTVAAQDVLQAPQQEAIVSSWILFCDGSMTPLDIYDPKDFSITVSLLDEMVVSVQPNLQSQWPVVVSEGEGQGPLIKLEMMISEPCQKTKRKSVLAVGKGSVKVRFAPGIEEEHXGGSNDIEGVNLEYKDHLSNSIEREGSQERAVQEWLQRGGPAGPEDRINRSSTLPLPGEEKDKKLLKSGGADAFTSFPTQGKFPESSNPSDLTVASRGLRDLEISMYALLCDFCLAILVFLINCVAFAWKYRHKRLAVSEQGNIPHSHDWVWLGNELQLLENPVDIMLPSEECTTMIDRGLQFKERNFLLNRDSQKPFHSQLLRPSDYVYEKEMKNEPVNSSGPKRKRVKFTSYTTILPEDGGPYTNSILFDSDDSIKWVCQDMGLGDSQDFRDYXERLEDQM; this comes from the exons ATGAAAAGTAAAGTGGACACAATCGTGAACTTCACCCACCAGGTGGAAGTCACTGTCTGGGCGCCCTGACTCCCCTTGCAGATTGAGATCTCAGACACAGAGCTGAGCCAGATCAAGGGTTGGAGGATCCTGGTGGCCTCCaacagaag GCCCACCCGGGAGAGCGAAGACAAGGAGAAGGGGCAAGGCTGCTCCT TAGACCAGCATGCTCTGGTACGCGTCCTCACCCCGTTTGTGACCGAGTCATCTGACTTGGGTCAGCTGACCTACATGTTGGGCCCAGACTGGCAGTTTGACATCACTGACCTTGTGACAGAGTTCATGAAGGTGGAGGAGCCCAGAGTCACCTAGTTACAGGATGGCAGGACCCTGGTTGGTCGGGAGCTGGGAATCACCACTGTTCAG GTCCTCTCACCTCTCTCTGACTCCATCCTGGCTGAGAAAACAGTAATTGTCATGGATGACCGCGTCACCATCGTGGAGCTGGGCGTGCAGCTGGTGGCTGGCTTGTCCCTCTCCCTGCAGCCTCACAGGGTGGACCGAAGGGTCATCGTCTCCacagtggctgcccaggatgtccTCCAGGCCCCACAGCAG GAAGCCATAGTCAGTTCTTGGATTTTGTTCTGTGATGGCTCCATGACACCTTTAGACATTTATGATCCCAAGGATTTTTCCATAACTGTCTCATTATTGGATGAAATGGTGGTGTCTGTCCagccaaatttgcagtcccagtgGCCGGTTGTGGTTTCAGAGGGCGAAGGACAAGGTCCCCTGATAAAGTTGGAGATGATGATCAGCGAGCCTTGCCAGAAGACCAAGAGGAAGAGTGTTCTTGCTGTGGGTAAAGGAAGCGTCAAGGTCAGGTTTGCACCAGGCATCGAGGAGGAGCACTAAGGAGGCAGCAATGACATTGAGGGCGTGAACCTGGAATACAAAGATCACCTGAGCAACTCCATAGAGCGGGAAGGGAGCCAGGAGCGAGCAGTCCAGGAGTGGCTCCAGCGTGGGGGCCCTGCTGGCCCAGAGGACAGGATCAACAGGAGCTCAACCCTGCCGCTGCCTGGGGAAGAGAAGGACAAGAAGCTGCTCAAGAGTGGTGGTGCAGATGCCTTCACCAGCTTCCCCACCCAGGGGAAGTTTCCAGAATCCAGTAACCCTAGTGACCTTACAGTGGCCTCCAGGGGCTTGAGGGACTTGGAGATCAGCATGTACGCCCTGCTCTGTGACTTCTGCCTGGCCATCCTGGTCTTCCTGATCAATTGTGTGGCGTTTGCTTGGAAGTACAGACACAAAAGGCTTGCGGTGAGCGAGCAGGGCAACATCCCCCACTCCCACGACTGGGTCTGGCTTGGGAACGAGCTGCAGCTGTTGGAGAACCCAGTGGACATCATGCTCCCCTCAGAGGAGTGCACGACCATGATAGACAGGGGGCTGCAGTTCAAGGAGAGGAACTTCCTGCTGAACAGAGATTCCCAGAAGCCCTTCCACAGTCAGCTGCTCAGACCTTCTGACTATGTCTATGAGAAAGAGATGAAAAATGAACCTGTAAATTCTTCTGGCCCgaagaggaagagggtcaagtttACTTCCTACACCACCATCCTCCCCGAGGATGGGGGCCCATACACCAACTCCATCCTGTTTGACAGTGATGACAGCATCAAGTGGGTCTGCCAGGACATGGGGCTGGGGGACTCACAGGACTTCAGAGACTA GGAAAGACTGGAGGACCAAATGTAA